GATTCCACCAAGGCCGAGCCATTCTAAAAATCCGGAGGTTCCTCCGTGGATGGATTCGGCAATGTACACGCTCCAATCTCCAACAAAACCAGCAAAACTGGTATTGGGATAGGCTTCTGTGACTTCCATAATCCAACTGAAAACTTTATCGATTACTTCTCGTTTGGAAACGTCAGCAATCATGAGAAGAGTGAGCAGAAGGAAACAAATCCCCCCCGCCCATTTCTCGCCGAAACTCAAAGTGTTTAGAATTCGTTCGACGAATTTCATGTATCTATATCCTTCCTTAACCTATCCGCCACAAGCTGCTTTTGCTTTTTGGATTTTATCGAAAATTTGTTTCGATTGACCACCAATTTTGCTGATTACTTGTCCAGAAACAGCGTTTGCTGCCGCTTTAAAGCCCGCCAAATCAGCGCTCGTTGGTTCATACACAACTACGTCTGCTTTTTTTAAAGTTGCAATCATGTTCTTTTCAATGGAACGAACTGCTTGTCTAGCACCTGGAGCGAGTTTGTTTCCTTCACCCATAAGAGTTTTCTTTTGTTCGTCGTTTAGAGTGTCCCAAAACTTTTTTGAATAAAGAATGGCTGCTGGTTGGTAGATGTGGCGAGTCAAAGTGAAATATTTGATCGCTGTTTGCCATTCTGCAGCTAAAGTGAAGAGAGGAGTGTTGTCAAAACCTTCTACCACACCGGTTTGTAAAGAAGGAAGTACTTCTGGGATGGCAATCGGAATTCCACTCACACCCAATTGTTTCCAATAGGCAATGTGTACTGGGGATTCTTGGATTCTGATTTTGACACCTTTCAGGTCGTCAGGGGTTTTTACAGGAGCCGATTTTGTTCCGATGGAACGATATCCATTTTCTGCCCAAGTAACAAAGATTAGGCCTTTTGCTTCAAATAGTTTGCGAAAGTCTTCTTGTAAATGGTCATCCAGAACGCAGTCTGCTTGTGCATAAGAACTAAATAGATAAGGAATCTCTAAAACGTTTAGTTCTTTGACTGTATTGGCAAGGGCACCTGCTGTGAGACCAGCACCTTGTAGTTTTCCACGGATGACTTGTTGGAGGATTTCGTTTTCTCCACCCATTTGTCCACCGGGATAAATTTTGAATTTAATTTGCCCTTGGGATTCTGATTCAATTTTCTTCTTGATTTTGGCAAGTTCATTCGCCCACGGAGATCCTTCCGGTGCTACTGTTGCCAACTTAACGGTTGTTTGGGCAAATAAACCCCCACTGAGAGTGAGGGTGAAACTTACACAAACTAAATACTTTAATTGTCTTAAAAACATCTAGTTCTCCTAGTAAATTGACTATAATTCGTCGAGTAATTTCTTTGCTTTTCGTTGTTCTACAATTTGATCTGATTCAATTTCAGGAAGGGACGCCGCTTTTCCTTTAATGACAAATTCTAATTGTTTTTTGAATTTGTCTTCATTTCCTTTCAAACGACTTTCTGCATACAATACGCGAACTGCAAAGTAATTCGGATGTTTAGCAATGGCTTCTTCGAACAATTTGTCCGCTAATTTTTTGTCTCCAGTAGGAGAAAGAGCGTTACTTGCTGCGTCATATCTAAGAGTTGCAGAGTAGAAATATTCTTTGCCCATTGCCTTTTCGATTTCTTTTGCACGATTGATCATGGCAGAGAATTTTGAACGATTGGACAATAGAGTTGTAAATCCAACTAAACGTGACCATTTAGCAAGAGAAGCGTACCGCCAATAAAGAGCGTCAATATCTTCTGGACCTAAGGCATCAAGAGATTTCTCAATTTCTAATCCTTCTTTTACAACTTTGTCACGAAATTTTGGATTCATTGCAAGAGCAGCTTCACACCAAGTGACTGCAGCATCATAAAATGCAATTGATTCGTCTTTGACTTTTGCATCTTCATCTGAATCACCAGTGAGTTTAAGCCACAAATGTCCATCACTCATTAAATAATTTCCACGGCACAACATTACTTTAACATCTGAATATTGTGGATTTTCTATAGCATATTTCTCTAAGCCAACAAGCGCTTGGCGAAGATCTTGCTCGTTATGACGGTTCTTCCAAAGTTTTTCAATGTCAGCAGGAAGTTTCGCTGGAGTAGTTGCTCGCGTTACATCCGATGCAGATATTTTCAATTGTCTCGATTTTCCACAAGCAACTACAGACAGGAGCACCAGTGTTGCGAGTGCGATTTTTGACCAATGTTTCGTTTGGTACATTTTATATCATCCTCCAAAGATTTTTGGGACCTGAATCCCTTTCTATTTGTATCCTCATGCTTCGACTTTGGGGCAAATTTTTAGATGAATTCTAAAAAAAGCACAAAGAATTCCCATGATTCCGGAAAAAAATACACGCATTTGACTTAAATGCAAGAAAGTTTTATTTTAAGGGACAATAAGAGCGTTAGAAGACATCGAAACCTTAAACGAACTGCTGCTATTCTGTAGGTTTACAGAAAGGCCCAAGGTTCGCATGGCGATATAGGTTCCCGGGGTAAGGGTGGCAAAAATCCGACACGAAACCCCTGTGGTGTTGGGATTGGTAGATGGATCGATTTCAAAAGTGTATTCAACAGGTTGGACAATGGTGGCTTGAGCCAAAAAACAATCGGATCCCAAATTGAGGTCGGCCGGGTTTTGAGCGAGAGTTTCGGAAGTGCCAGAGTAGAGCCGGTAACCTTGGAAGATAAATTCCGGGTTTTGTGCCCTTACTTTGATAGTAAAATTGGAATTTCCATTGTTTGTGATAGAAATGAGCGTCGGTGGAGCTTGGACCGAAGGGGTTGTGGAGTAATTCGTACATCCGAAAACCAGGAACAAGGTTAAAATCGAGGGAAGGAAACTCGAGTGAAAAAGGACAACGTTCATTTTTCCCCTCTGGCTTCTCGGTGTTTCCTCCGCCACCAATAGAAGACGACTACAGCAATGGCAAGGACAACCAGTGCGAGGATGATGGTTTGGCCATTTCGCACCCAGCCCATCAGTTCATCAAAATTATGGGCCCCGTAATAACCCAAATAGACCCAAATAGGAACAGAGATAAGGGCAGCAAATCCATCGGTGAATAAAAAACGAAGGAAACTAATTTGTTTGGATGTGCCTGCAGTAAAGAAAATCGGCATCCGAAGTCCTGGCATAAAACGCCCAAAGAACACCACCCAACGGCCATATTTCTTGAACTGTTCGCGTACTTTGTCGAAACGTTCTGGGTGGAGAACTGTCCTAAGGACAGGAAGGGTAAGTGCTTTTTCCCCATAGTAACTTCCGAGCCAAAATACAAAGCTGTCTCCGAGTAACACTCCGGCCATTCCTACAAGGAACATGATATGAACATTGGCATAACCAAGGCCTGAGATGACTCCACCAGCGGTGAGGGAAATGTCTTCGGGAACCGGAAGACCAAATCCACAAAGGATCAGAATTCCAAAAACGGCAAAATAACCGTATTGCATAAAAATGGAAACTAGAGTTTGTAGAAAGTCCATGAGGGATTTATACTGATTTTATGGTTTCGTTCAAAAAGGAAAGAGATTTATGAAGAAAGGGAGAA
The sequence above is drawn from the Leptospira sp. WS4.C2 genome and encodes:
- the dctP gene encoding TRAP transporter substrate-binding protein DctP, giving the protein MFLRQLKYLVCVSFTLTLSGGLFAQTTVKLATVAPEGSPWANELAKIKKKIESESQGQIKFKIYPGGQMGGENEILQQVIRGKLQGAGLTAGALANTVKELNVLEIPYLFSSYAQADCVLDDHLQEDFRKLFEAKGLIFVTWAENGYRSIGTKSAPVKTPDDLKGVKIRIQESPVHIAYWKQLGVSGIPIAIPEVLPSLQTGVVEGFDNTPLFTLAAEWQTAIKYFTLTRHIYQPAAILYSKKFWDTLNDEQKKTLMGEGNKLAPGARQAVRSIEKNMIATLKKADVVVYEPTSADLAGFKAAANAVSGQVISKIGGQSKQIFDKIQKAKAACGG
- a CDS encoding TRAP transporter TatT component family protein → MYQTKHWSKIALATLVLLSVVACGKSRQLKISASDVTRATTPAKLPADIEKLWKNRHNEQDLRQALVGLEKYAIENPQYSDVKVMLCRGNYLMSDGHLWLKLTGDSDEDAKVKDESIAFYDAAVTWCEAALAMNPKFRDKVVKEGLEIEKSLDALGPEDIDALYWRYASLAKWSRLVGFTTLLSNRSKFSAMINRAKEIEKAMGKEYFYSATLRYDAASNALSPTGDKKLADKLFEEAIAKHPNYFAVRVLYAESRLKGNEDKFKKQLEFVIKGKAASLPEIESDQIVEQRKAKKLLDEL
- a CDS encoding DedA family protein, with product MDFLQTLVSIFMQYGYFAVFGILILCGFGLPVPEDISLTAGGVISGLGYANVHIMFLVGMAGVLLGDSFVFWLGSYYGEKALTLPVLRTVLHPERFDKVREQFKKYGRWVVFFGRFMPGLRMPIFFTAGTSKQISFLRFLFTDGFAALISVPIWVYLGYYGAHNFDELMGWVRNGQTIILALVVLAIAVVVFYWWRRKHREARGEK